Proteins co-encoded in one Kribbella solani genomic window:
- a CDS encoding ATP-binding cassette domain-containing protein — protein MPIIEVAELSKDFRKPQPTTGRLAGVRQLWAPTRMVRAVDRVGFTVDRGEMVGYLGANGAGKSTTIKMLTGIVVPTSGTVRVDGVVPWKDRKKHAHNIGVVFGQKTQLWFDLPLRVSLETIRDLYRISAVEYASRIDEFNEVLQLKDFLDTPIRSLSLGQRMRGDLAGAMLHRPQVLYLDEPTVGLDVVAKQALRDFIAEQNRAHSTTVMITTHDMDDIEQLCKRIVLIDRGRVVYDGNLSALKRRYLPFREVVITPAEGAGRTLIRAERADRLENPDGTISLRFDPEQTSAAAVIAQAISATEIADLHVNEPKLEDVVRLIYAEAAR, from the coding sequence CAACTGTGGGCCCCGACGCGCATGGTGCGAGCGGTCGACCGGGTTGGTTTCACAGTCGATCGCGGGGAGATGGTCGGCTACTTGGGCGCTAACGGTGCCGGCAAGTCCACCACAATCAAGATGCTCACCGGTATCGTCGTACCCACCTCGGGCACGGTGAGGGTCGACGGTGTCGTGCCTTGGAAGGATCGCAAGAAGCATGCCCACAACATAGGGGTTGTTTTCGGGCAAAAGACCCAATTATGGTTCGACCTGCCCCTTCGCGTGTCGCTGGAAACCATTCGCGACCTCTATCGGATCAGCGCAGTAGAGTACGCCTCGCGGATCGACGAGTTCAACGAGGTACTGCAACTCAAGGACTTCCTGGACACACCGATCCGGTCATTGTCGTTGGGGCAACGGATGCGCGGGGATCTTGCCGGCGCAATGCTCCATCGCCCTCAGGTCCTTTACCTCGACGAGCCCACGGTGGGACTGGACGTTGTCGCGAAACAAGCCCTTCGTGACTTTATTGCGGAGCAGAACCGGGCACATTCCACCACGGTGATGATCACCACGCACGACATGGACGACATCGAGCAACTGTGCAAGCGCATTGTGCTGATCGACCGTGGCCGCGTTGTTTACGATGGTAATCTCAGCGCTTTGAAACGCCGATATCTGCCTTTCCGAGAGGTGGTGATCACTCCAGCAGAGGGCGCGGGCAGGACGCTGATCCGAGCGGAGCGAGCTGATCGGCTCGAGAACCCGGATGGAACAATCTCACTTCGCTTCGACCCCGAACAGACCAGTGCCGCAGCCGTGATCGCGCAGGCCATCTCGGCGACCGAGATCGCTGATCTGCACGTGAACGAACCCAAATTGGAAGATGTTGTTCGCCTGATCTATGCCGAGGCCGCAAG